In Stieleria varia, one genomic interval encodes:
- a CDS encoding HU family DNA-binding protein, with protein MPGLDRSELVSELSTRSAADIRTVDAVLNALAQVAIETIAEGVLLPGIGELKLSQSPEREIRIPTGQTVIQPGRPELAFEPDSWIRSVLLGNVSVVDSPREPVPPKSLPELRLNPYSDTERAEPSTATSKTKIGGAPDWIQLPEVPTCCGQQMYFYGQFDSSIGEPYDLVDAGMLYVFVCEHCSRPHASIQYY; from the coding sequence ATGCCGGGCCTGGATCGATCCGAACTAGTTAGCGAACTCAGCACTCGCTCCGCTGCCGACATCAGGACGGTCGATGCTGTTTTGAATGCTTTGGCTCAGGTGGCGATTGAGACCATCGCGGAGGGCGTTCTCTTACCGGGAATCGGGGAGCTCAAGCTTTCCCAGAGCCCAGAACGTGAGATTCGAATTCCAACGGGACAGACCGTGATACAACCTGGCCGCCCCGAATTGGCTTTTGAACCTGATTCGTGGATTCGCTCCGTATTATTGGGAAATGTATCTGTAGTAGACTCGCCGAGAGAACCAGTGCCGCCAAAGTCACTTCCTGAGCTTCGTCTCAACCCGTATTCAGATACTGAGCGAGCTGAACCATCCACCGCGACCAGCAAGACAAAGATCGGAGGAGCCCCCGATTGGATTCAGCTACCTGAGGTACCAACGTGCTGCGGCCAGCAAATGTATTTCTACGGACAGTTCGACTCCAGCATTGGTGAACCTTACGATTTGGTCGATGCTGGTATGCTTTACGTATTCGTGTGCGAGCATTGTTCTCGACCACACGCTTCAATACAGTATTACTAG
- a CDS encoding SMI1/KNR4 family protein, whose protein sequence is MPSLDEDIDYIRAAIRDWHARTNHLHPCVPADMRSDPNPDEEWQSWRAIDSTITLASVASFERQLPASLPQFFRAYMLGCHALGMDFGEYRLPDSPSDKTIEQSFSVLRDSTFWAAGYMQIGTARGCGDPLLFDFQSPTDDGDYAIVVFNHDVVPREIRDDRSALKPYESLLAPSFRAFFDLVLGYDDSIFPAPLSAEETRRNDAWDEVTRILEEKGYPRYFRPKGIPADDPWQIAKAIRDLPDIPKFQ, encoded by the coding sequence ATGCCATCACTCGACGAAGACATCGACTACATCCGAGCAGCGATTCGGGATTGGCATGCCCGGACGAACCATCTGCATCCATGCGTTCCTGCTGACATGCGCTCTGATCCCAACCCGGACGAAGAGTGGCAAAGCTGGCGAGCGATTGATTCGACGATCACTCTCGCGTCGGTGGCAAGCTTCGAACGACAACTGCCAGCGTCTCTCCCTCAGTTTTTCCGTGCGTACATGCTTGGATGTCATGCGCTCGGAATGGATTTTGGCGAATACCGTCTTCCTGATTCACCAAGCGACAAAACGATTGAGCAAAGCTTTTCCGTCCTACGGGACTCAACGTTTTGGGCAGCTGGGTACATGCAGATCGGAACGGCTCGCGGCTGCGGTGATCCACTGTTGTTCGATTTTCAATCGCCGACCGACGATGGAGACTACGCGATTGTCGTCTTCAATCATGATGTCGTTCCGCGCGAGATTCGCGATGATCGATCGGCACTCAAACCCTACGAATCGCTGCTTGCGCCGTCGTTCCGAGCGTTCTTTGACCTTGTCCTGGGCTACGATGACAGCATCTTTCCGGCTCCGCTTTCCGCAGAAGAGACTCGCCGCAATGATGCGTGGGATGAAGTTACACGGATCCTTGAAGAAAAAGGGTATCCTCGATACTTTCGCCCGAAAGGAATTCCGGCAGATGATCCATGGCAGATAGCAAAAGCAATTCGCGACCTGCCGGACATACCGAAGTTTCAGTAG
- a CDS encoding dihydrofolate reductase family protein: MGILTFSINVTLDGCVDHQEGIADEETHAFFTRLMDEGGAMLWGRHTYEMMESYWPAVARGEVEVPPAIREWAVSLEAKPKYVVSSTRKDFPWTNSHHVAGELLTGVKKVKDANPAGVLLGSGKLAAELDRLDLIDEYRFLIHPIIAGHGPTLYQSGLNSTRRLELVSAKPLRNGAVAMHYRRATNDAGNVSRR, encoded by the coding sequence ATGGGCATTTTAACCTTCAGCATTAACGTCACCTTGGACGGTTGCGTCGACCACCAAGAGGGAATCGCCGACGAAGAAACACATGCCTTCTTCACCCGCCTCATGGATGAGGGCGGGGCAATGCTGTGGGGGCGTCACACTTACGAGATGATGGAGAGTTACTGGCCGGCGGTTGCCCGCGGTGAGGTTGAAGTGCCGCCGGCTATCCGTGAGTGGGCGGTCAGTCTGGAGGCCAAGCCGAAGTATGTGGTGTCGTCGACTCGTAAGGATTTTCCTTGGACCAATAGCCACCACGTCGCTGGGGAATTGCTGACGGGCGTGAAAAAAGTCAAGGATGCGAACCCGGCCGGCGTGCTTCTTGGCAGCGGCAAGCTCGCGGCGGAGTTGGACAGGCTGGATCTCATTGATGAGTACAGATTTCTCATCCACCCGATCATTGCCGGCCACGGTCCGACTCTGTATCAAAGCGGGCTCAACAGCACACGACGACTGGAATTGGTCTCTGCGAAGCCGCTCCGCAACGGTGCGGTCGCCATGCACTACCGACGCGCGACCAATGATGCGGGGAACGTGAGCCGCCGTTGA
- a CDS encoding putative immunity protein, whose translation MKFMVMHEKGKRDPRLITVRRGGTLEGGQHSLLAIWAAACAEHVLPFFEYDHPQDSRPRFAIEQARAWARGEITMKQARTAAFAAHAAARNASGAAKEAAKSAGHAVAVAHMADHELCAAAYAIRAVRANLEVSLRDDAGRAECQWQRAQLPDTIRELVLDDQRMRNEKCWLLFND comes from the coding sequence ATGAAGTTTATGGTCATGCACGAGAAAGGAAAACGAGATCCTCGCCTGATTACGGTGCGACGCGGAGGAACACTAGAAGGGGGCCAGCATTCATTGTTGGCCATTTGGGCGGCAGCTTGTGCCGAGCACGTACTACCGTTTTTCGAGTATGACCATCCCCAAGATTCCAGGCCTCGCTTCGCGATTGAACAAGCCAGAGCTTGGGCGCGTGGTGAGATAACGATGAAGCAGGCACGTACGGCGGCTTTCGCTGCTCATGCCGCCGCAAGAAATGCATCAGGTGCGGCCAAAGAGGCTGCCAAGTCAGCTGGACACGCCGTTGCAGTCGCACACATGGCGGACCATGAACTTTGTGCGGCTGCCTATGCTATTCGCGCCGTCAGAGCGAACTTAGAAGTATCGCTACGAGATGATGCAGGACGAGCTGAGTGTCAATGGCAACGAGCGCAACTGCCGGACACAATTCGTGAGCTCGTACTAGACGATCAACGGATGCGCAACGAAAAATGTTGGTTGCTCTTCAATGACTAA
- a CDS encoding SMI1/KNR4 family protein, whose protein sequence is MTQHLFDRFLLRLDRDEIARRTSLVGCTDVEIVALESKYGVALPSTYRSYLTEMGHNSGRLLTHDHYAATYPHVLDMTAQCREDRNEFPECGLPVLPPDALVIAGRLGEQFLMIRCSAPDDSPVWCFNEHDDEVKESFRSVLDWLESLADEAKCAILGGYYDQFPNGTRP, encoded by the coding sequence GTGACACAGCATTTATTCGACAGATTCCTGCTTCGCCTCGACCGCGATGAGATCGCTCGAAGGACTTCCCTTGTTGGCTGTACCGATGTTGAAATTGTTGCACTCGAATCGAAATACGGCGTTGCGCTACCGTCGACTTATCGCTCGTACCTGACCGAAATGGGCCACAACTCTGGCCGCCTGCTTACGCACGACCACTACGCCGCAACCTATCCTCATGTCTTGGATATGACGGCTCAGTGTCGCGAGGATCGCAACGAATTCCCCGAATGCGGATTGCCCGTTCTACCGCCAGACGCTCTGGTGATTGCCGGTCGCCTCGGCGAACAATTCTTGATGATTCGCTGCAGCGCGCCCGACGACTCGCCGGTCTGGTGCTTCAATGAACATGATGACGAGGTTAAAGAGAGTTTTCGGTCGGTGCTTGATTGGTTAGAATCACTTGCTGACGAAGCGAAGTGTGCCATACTCGGTGGCTACTATGATCAATTTCCCAATGGCACGCGGCCTTAG
- a CDS encoding DUF6797 domain-containing protein, with protein MRPKPKPQPPGIGRVFPGADTYRQPPITVECVATLHQKEKYNILVASESKSSPDHWELFTMAGNGNLTAYLPGCRPDHVRSGVNVCDGKSHAFAMTYEQDRVRLFVDGREIANESIAKQEPKSNSRSPLAGPLAIGRLVSGRIGCVGEIAWVRISRARQSVIASSDTQPARDDETLGLWRLDGKDVDEKDIEEQGQTGTPANTQADPAKRNEQPYDENRVSSLIRDALDSGDAIRGARVFASAKLACMSCHRVGTHGGEVGPELASIAPQRDLRHLVESVLWPGREVKPEFVTWRVLTSSGAVVSGYKQSSENGILTLRDPATGKETRISESEIEDEVAGGTVMPAGLTAATSKRELLDLICFLNELRHVDGDLNGKVGAPIQRVIAESASQTHDHGPVDFPVTRQPISKTNWPNHDAPVNRDRVFDFYTKQAEYFRQHDQQPALIAPYLGLDGGQQGHWGNQDESTWADGRWNESALGSVQCGVLHGAGKTIARGICLKLGDQGKVSACFNPDTLTYDVIWKDGFVGFSSVRHGFMHGLQMQGKVIARDQAAKQDLPTRYHGFYRHGNRVVFAYRIGDVEYLDSPWEADGQFIHRVAPRDQHPMRGEFLARGFAQWPEVITTKIVPGKSQPYAIDTIELPFENPWNALMFCTGHDFLPDGSALVCTMQGDVWHVSGLDSDPQKPGHARWRRFASGLHYPLGLVVANGRIYVQCRDQLMRLTDLNDDGEADFYECVNKAFVTSAAGHDYICGLQRDTQGNFYTASGNQGLLRLSADGERAEVLATGFRNPDGLGILADGTITVPCSEGGWTPASMICAIPPDTDVTPHYGYGGPKNGEPPQLPLVYLPRGLDNSSGGQLLIQSDSFGPLDGKLAHFSFGTGCWFVVLIDEVNGQRQGAVVPMTGDFQSGVHRGRVSPCDGQLYVSGMTGWGSYTPDDGCFQRIRYTGDTVQIPVSFHVHENGVRVSFAEPIDLEVAGKASSHFAQAWNYRYSEAYGSPELSTTHPGVAGHDPLRIRSVQPLPDGRSLFLEIPELQPVNQLHLRLHVNQNDSITCSPAGSGHDLFITAHRLDAPFTQFDGYQSDPDKTIAVHPMLADLAPRSEASPNPWSQPIGNAREITIRTGKNLTYETPEFIVSANEPIALTLTNPDVVPHNWVLARRDQLEHVGALSNRLIADPNAYVRQYVPETDSVLVYTDIVAPGASQTVHFIAPAASGRYPFLCTFPGHWMVMNGIMVVR; from the coding sequence ATGCGTCCCAAACCCAAGCCGCAACCGCCGGGAATCGGACGCGTCTTTCCAGGTGCAGACACGTATCGACAACCACCGATCACGGTGGAATGTGTTGCAACACTTCACCAAAAGGAAAAATACAACATCCTGGTCGCCAGTGAATCCAAATCATCGCCCGACCACTGGGAACTGTTCACGATGGCAGGCAATGGCAACCTGACTGCCTACCTGCCGGGGTGTCGGCCCGATCATGTCCGCAGCGGCGTCAATGTGTGTGACGGAAAATCACATGCGTTCGCGATGACTTACGAACAGGACCGCGTTCGTCTGTTCGTCGACGGTCGCGAGATCGCCAACGAATCGATCGCCAAACAGGAACCCAAGTCGAATTCGCGATCTCCGCTGGCTGGCCCCTTGGCGATCGGTCGGCTGGTCAGCGGCAGAATCGGCTGCGTCGGAGAGATTGCATGGGTGCGTATTTCTCGTGCTCGCCAGTCCGTCATCGCATCGTCGGACACTCAGCCTGCCAGAGATGATGAAACGCTGGGACTTTGGCGGCTGGACGGGAAAGACGTCGACGAAAAAGACATCGAGGAGCAAGGACAAACCGGAACTCCGGCCAATACACAGGCGGATCCCGCGAAACGGAACGAGCAACCTTACGATGAAAATCGAGTGTCGAGTTTGATTCGGGACGCGTTGGATAGCGGCGATGCGATTCGAGGTGCTCGTGTGTTCGCCAGTGCCAAACTCGCGTGTATGAGCTGTCACCGAGTTGGTACGCACGGCGGCGAGGTCGGACCCGAGCTGGCTTCGATCGCCCCGCAACGTGACTTACGACATCTTGTGGAGTCGGTGTTGTGGCCTGGCCGTGAGGTGAAACCCGAGTTTGTCACTTGGCGAGTTTTGACCAGCAGCGGAGCCGTGGTGTCGGGCTACAAACAGTCCTCTGAGAACGGAATCCTGACGTTACGTGATCCTGCAACCGGCAAAGAAACGCGGATCTCCGAGTCAGAGATCGAGGACGAAGTCGCTGGCGGCACCGTCATGCCCGCCGGGCTCACCGCGGCAACGTCCAAACGAGAGCTGCTGGACCTGATTTGTTTCTTGAACGAATTGCGTCATGTCGATGGTGACTTGAATGGCAAGGTTGGCGCTCCGATCCAACGGGTCATTGCCGAGTCAGCCTCGCAAACACACGACCACGGTCCGGTCGATTTTCCTGTGACACGTCAGCCGATCTCCAAGACAAATTGGCCCAATCATGATGCTCCAGTCAATCGAGATCGGGTCTTTGACTTTTACACCAAGCAGGCCGAGTATTTCCGCCAGCACGATCAACAACCCGCATTGATCGCACCCTATCTCGGACTGGACGGTGGCCAGCAAGGGCACTGGGGAAACCAGGACGAGTCGACTTGGGCAGACGGCCGCTGGAACGAATCCGCGCTCGGCTCGGTTCAATGCGGTGTCTTGCATGGAGCCGGGAAGACGATCGCCCGTGGGATTTGCCTGAAACTCGGAGATCAGGGCAAAGTCTCCGCGTGCTTCAATCCCGACACGCTGACCTATGACGTGATCTGGAAAGACGGCTTCGTCGGGTTCTCGTCCGTTCGCCATGGCTTCATGCACGGTTTGCAGATGCAAGGGAAAGTGATTGCTCGCGATCAAGCGGCGAAACAAGATTTGCCGACGCGATACCACGGGTTTTATCGGCATGGCAATCGTGTCGTGTTTGCTTATCGAATCGGCGACGTGGAATACCTCGATTCCCCATGGGAGGCAGACGGTCAGTTCATTCATCGCGTTGCCCCGCGTGATCAACATCCGATGCGAGGAGAATTTCTCGCCCGAGGATTCGCACAATGGCCTGAGGTGATCACGACCAAAATTGTTCCTGGCAAATCACAGCCGTACGCGATCGATACGATCGAGTTGCCGTTTGAAAATCCATGGAACGCACTGATGTTTTGCACGGGGCACGATTTTTTGCCCGACGGCAGTGCCCTGGTTTGCACGATGCAAGGCGACGTGTGGCACGTCAGCGGTCTGGATTCTGATCCACAGAAACCAGGCCATGCGAGGTGGCGCCGATTTGCCTCGGGGTTGCATTACCCTCTAGGGCTCGTGGTCGCCAATGGGCGTATCTACGTACAATGCCGTGATCAATTGATGCGGTTGACGGACCTCAATGACGACGGCGAAGCAGACTTTTATGAGTGCGTCAACAAAGCCTTTGTGACTTCGGCTGCCGGTCACGACTACATTTGCGGCTTGCAGCGAGATACTCAAGGCAATTTCTACACCGCATCGGGCAATCAGGGCTTGCTCCGTCTCTCGGCCGACGGAGAGCGAGCAGAAGTCTTGGCAACCGGTTTTCGCAACCCCGACGGGCTGGGCATTCTGGCCGATGGAACGATCACGGTGCCCTGTTCAGAAGGCGGTTGGACGCCCGCGTCGATGATCTGTGCGATCCCACCCGACACCGACGTAACACCACACTACGGATACGGTGGTCCAAAAAACGGTGAGCCGCCACAGTTGCCCCTCGTTTACTTGCCTCGCGGCCTCGACAATTCCAGTGGCGGCCAGTTGTTGATCCAAAGTGATTCCTTCGGCCCACTGGATGGCAAGTTGGCGCATTTCTCATTTGGCACCGGCTGCTGGTTCGTTGTCTTGATCGACGAAGTCAACGGACAACGGCAGGGAGCGGTGGTTCCCATGACGGGTGATTTCCAATCAGGCGTTCACCGCGGTCGTGTCTCCCCATGCGACGGACAGTTATACGTTTCAGGGATGACTGGCTGGGGCTCTTACACACCCGACGATGGATGCTTTCAACGTATCCGCTACACCGGTGATACCGTGCAAATCCCGGTCTCATTTCACGTGCATGAAAATGGAGTCAGGGTCTCCTTTGCCGAGCCGATTGACCTCGAGGTTGCCGGCAAAGCATCCAGTCACTTTGCACAAGCATGGAACTATCGGTACAGCGAGGCGTACGGCTCGCCGGAGTTGTCGACCACGCATCCTGGCGTGGCGGGACACGATCCGTTGCGGATTCGCTCGGTGCAACCATTGCCCGACGGACGTTCGCTGTTCCTGGAGATACCGGAGCTACAGCCTGTCAATCAACTTCACTTGCGACTGCATGTGAACCAAAACGACTCGATAACTTGCTCGCCCGCAGGCAGCGGTCATGACCTGTTCATCACGGCGCATCGACTGGATGCTCCGTTCACACAGTTTGACGGCTACCAGTCCGACCCGGACAAAACCATAGCCGTGCATCCGATGCTGGCGGACCTTGCGCCGCGTTCCGAAGCGTCGCCCAATCCATGGTCTCAACCGATCGGCAATGCGCGCGAGATCACCATTCGAACGGGCAAGAATCTGACCTATGAAACACCCGAGTTCATCGTTTCGGCCAACGAGCCGATCGCGTTGACCCTGACCAATCCTGACGTTGTGCCCCACAACTGGGTTCTTGCCAGACGCGACCAGCTTGAGCATGTAGGAGCGTTATCCAATAGATTGATCGCCGACCCCAACGCGTATGTTCGGCAGTACGTTCCGGAGACGGATTCCGTTTTGGTGTACACCGACATCGTCGCACCGGGGGCATCACAAACGGTCCACTTTATCGCACCTGCAGCGTCTGGACGCTACCCATTCCTATGCACTTTCCCCGGCCATTGGATGGTCATGAATGGCATCATGGTCGTCCGCTAG
- a CDS encoding phytanoyl-CoA dioxygenase family protein produces the protein MNEHERISATGYVLIKNVIPKESCQSLVNACETAFDHDNDSERARSSRGHVYAARNVLDVVPMVHSVWQTGKLDRVLTLVLGNHYGLVRVLFFDKPPDRTWSLPWHKDTAIAVQDNTLPSTEFSRPTVKAGVPHVVASDRVLQRMLTMRLHLDDVTDENGPLRVVPGSHVSGTSDGVGADHAVTVHAQAGDVLAMRPLISHCSGASSETTTRHRRILHLEFAADPILSDGFQWHTFIRPFSDIPHND, from the coding sequence ATGAATGAGCACGAACGAATTTCTGCCACAGGCTACGTTCTCATCAAGAATGTGATTCCCAAGGAGAGCTGCCAATCGTTGGTAAACGCTTGCGAGACGGCGTTTGATCATGACAACGATTCCGAAAGAGCTAGGTCCAGTCGCGGACACGTCTACGCGGCGAGGAATGTGTTGGATGTGGTGCCGATGGTTCATTCCGTTTGGCAGACGGGCAAGCTCGATCGAGTTTTGACGTTGGTGCTTGGCAATCACTATGGTCTGGTGCGTGTCCTGTTTTTTGACAAACCGCCCGATCGAACTTGGTCGCTGCCCTGGCACAAGGACACCGCGATCGCGGTGCAAGACAACACGTTGCCATCAACCGAGTTTTCCCGACCAACGGTCAAGGCCGGCGTGCCCCACGTCGTCGCGTCCGATCGTGTCCTGCAACGCATGTTGACGATGCGACTGCACCTGGACGATGTGACGGATGAGAACGGACCGCTGCGAGTGGTACCAGGGTCGCATGTGTCCGGTACCAGCGATGGTGTCGGTGCGGATCACGCGGTCACCGTCCACGCACAAGCCGGCGATGTGCTGGCGATGCGTCCCTTGATCAGTCATTGCAGCGGTGCATCTTCCGAAACCACGACCCGGCATCGCCGCATTTTGCATTTGGAGTTCGCTGCTGATCCCATTCTGTCGGATGGCTTTCAGTGGCATACCTTCATCCGCCCATTCAGCGACATTCCTCACAACGACTGA
- a CDS encoding HAD family hydrolase, with protein sequence MNAADSTADEMHSQTPAIDGVALDMDGLLFDTERIYWQVGDIVLQRRGHRYSAELQQRMMGRIGTAAVEQMIAFHLLDDSPAELLAESDALYGELLHEQLRPMPGLNEWIDALLDREVPFALTTSSRRQWVDVIFSDIPWRDQLAFVLTGDDVVNGKPHPEMYLRAAGHFDIPPTRMLVLEDSGNGCAAAVASGAITVAVPNEHTKTQDFAGAYLLAESLTDIRLLRLLGR encoded by the coding sequence ATGAACGCCGCAGACTCAACTGCGGACGAAATGCATTCGCAAACGCCCGCGATCGACGGTGTTGCGTTGGACATGGACGGACTGCTTTTCGACACGGAGCGAATCTACTGGCAGGTGGGCGACATCGTCCTGCAACGCCGAGGACACCGATACTCTGCCGAGCTGCAACAACGGATGATGGGACGGATCGGTACCGCAGCCGTCGAACAAATGATCGCATTCCATTTGCTCGACGATTCCCCTGCTGAGCTGCTGGCCGAATCCGATGCACTGTACGGAGAACTGTTGCACGAACAGCTCCGCCCTATGCCTGGACTCAATGAGTGGATAGATGCGTTGCTGGACCGCGAAGTACCGTTTGCTTTGACCACCAGCAGCCGACGCCAATGGGTCGACGTGATCTTTAGCGACATCCCCTGGCGTGATCAACTCGCGTTTGTCCTGACCGGTGACGATGTCGTCAACGGCAAACCGCATCCAGAAATGTACCTCCGTGCCGCGGGCCATTTTGATATTCCACCAACACGTATGCTGGTGTTGGAGGACAGTGGCAACGGATGCGCCGCGGCGGTCGCATCAGGAGCCATCACGGTCGCTGTTCCCAACGAGCACACCAAGACCCAGGACTTTGCCGGCGCCTACTTGCTGGCGGAGTCCCTCACCGACATTCGGTTGCTAAGGCTGTTGGGCAGATGA
- a CDS encoding DUF3754 domain-containing protein — translation MSANQSHVDRVFTSWSMDHGGPLTRSIASASTSGMIDPDAAHWSIEPFIPITVQALLDHLCSRATSTAELSPADVDLFRQFAARLESLIHNRTQSNHQQFSNHYSEIDPDSDCRIPGELITTVPDAASSAEATGQRDSTKSDFDEVASTEQDERQRANAKALMELCDKILISGGYRKLGQDELEKCVGVASQWGVPLKVDFSLFRHLAVYARGDIIGKRFRRRLRSLYRPELVDVAIYQRVVVLFQVDETLDLGEQLSDTELHLRMFKNIPKQDVDMLLPGGKVLLSKLDQAKIIVPSLGGWLLSLQKIGRFVLMFVALTMYTTAFVFALAIAAVGYLVKSVFSYFQTRNRYLLDLTRNLYFQKLDTNAGAAYRIIQQAHRQSTVEAMLAYYAVVTESKPISTRRLRRKCERLVREAIRVEIDFQVDRTLETLRELGAIELAGDGERWIKSAEMIPVDNI, via the coding sequence GTGTCCGCGAATCAATCGCACGTCGATCGAGTGTTCACCTCGTGGTCCATGGACCACGGAGGTCCGTTGACGCGTTCCATTGCCAGCGCCAGCACCTCAGGGATGATCGATCCCGACGCGGCACACTGGTCGATTGAGCCATTCATTCCGATCACCGTTCAAGCGCTGTTGGATCACCTTTGCAGTCGAGCGACGTCAACCGCCGAGCTTTCGCCCGCCGACGTGGATTTGTTCCGTCAGTTTGCCGCCAGACTGGAAAGCCTAATCCACAATCGGACCCAGTCGAACCACCAGCAGTTTTCGAACCATTACTCGGAAATCGATCCGGACAGCGATTGCCGGATTCCGGGTGAACTGATCACAACGGTCCCGGATGCGGCGTCATCGGCGGAGGCAACCGGTCAACGGGACTCAACAAAATCCGATTTTGATGAAGTTGCGTCGACTGAGCAAGATGAACGCCAGCGAGCCAACGCCAAGGCACTGATGGAGCTGTGCGACAAAATCCTGATCAGCGGCGGTTACCGAAAACTGGGGCAAGACGAACTCGAAAAATGCGTCGGGGTCGCCAGCCAGTGGGGCGTTCCGCTGAAAGTCGACTTCAGCTTGTTTCGCCATCTGGCTGTTTATGCCAGGGGCGACATCATCGGCAAGCGATTTCGGCGACGCCTAAGATCTCTGTATCGACCGGAGTTGGTTGACGTGGCCATCTACCAACGTGTGGTGGTCTTGTTTCAAGTGGACGAAACGCTTGATCTGGGCGAGCAACTATCGGACACGGAGCTACACCTGCGGATGTTCAAGAATATTCCCAAGCAAGATGTCGACATGCTGTTGCCCGGGGGGAAGGTGCTGTTGAGCAAGCTGGACCAAGCCAAAATCATTGTGCCGAGTCTCGGTGGCTGGCTGCTATCACTCCAGAAGATCGGCCGTTTTGTCTTGATGTTCGTTGCGTTGACCATGTACACGACCGCTTTCGTTTTTGCACTTGCGATCGCGGCGGTCGGGTATCTGGTCAAGAGTGTTTTCAGTTACTTTCAAACACGCAACCGTTACTTGCTGGACCTGACACGAAACCTTTACTTCCAAAAACTCGACACCAATGCGGGAGCCGCTTACCGAATCATTCAACAGGCTCATCGACAATCCACCGTCGAAGCGATGTTGGCTTATTACGCCGTCGTGACGGAATCCAAACCGATCAGCACACGCCGGCTGAGACGCAAGTGTGAGCGGTTGGTCCGAGAAGCGATTCGCGTTGAGATCGATTTCCAAGTCGATCGGACGCTCGAAACGCTACGTGAATTGGGCGCGATCGAATTAGCGGGCGATGGTGAACGTTGGATCAAGTCGGCGGAGATGATACCGGTCGACAACATTTGA